One segment of Neisseria mucosa DNA contains the following:
- a CDS encoding MBL fold metallo-hydrolase produces the protein MKFNQFILATVWGATAFSAWADDSYQHIRNATAKVEYAGQTFLIDPFFAPKHSMNGFAGTFNSQAKMPLVGLPMSVNKILDGVDAVIVTHTHEDHWDETAARSILKNLPIYVQHHADAVKIRSQGFTDVRVLNGNAVFNGVTISKTGGVHGTEAMYANPQLAEILGDAMGVVFQSSGHKTAYVMGDTVWTADVNKALNRYKPDYLIMNTGYALISGISDGIIMGTADVLKASQVMPKAKIITVHMDTVNHTAVSRADMRKFIRGQGIESRVNVPEDGEILKLD, from the coding sequence ATGAAATTCAATCAATTTATTCTTGCCACTGTTTGGGGCGCGACAGCCTTTTCCGCTTGGGCAGACGATTCATACCAACATATCCGTAACGCTACCGCCAAGGTCGAATATGCGGGGCAGACGTTTTTGATTGACCCGTTTTTCGCACCCAAGCACTCCATGAACGGCTTTGCCGGCACGTTCAACAGCCAAGCCAAAATGCCGCTGGTCGGGCTGCCGATGAGCGTGAATAAAATTTTGGACGGTGTGGATGCAGTGATCGTTACCCATACCCACGAAGACCATTGGGACGAAACCGCCGCACGTTCCATTCTGAAAAACCTGCCCATATATGTGCAGCACCACGCCGACGCAGTAAAAATCCGCAGTCAAGGCTTTACTGATGTACGCGTGTTGAACGGCAACGCTGTCTTCAACGGCGTAACCATCAGCAAAACCGGCGGCGTACATGGTACAGAAGCCATGTATGCCAACCCGCAGCTAGCCGAAATCTTAGGCGATGCAATGGGTGTGGTATTCCAAAGCAGCGGACACAAAACCGCTTATGTTATGGGTGATACTGTGTGGACGGCAGATGTAAACAAAGCATTGAACCGCTACAAACCCGATTATCTGATTATGAACACGGGCTACGCGCTGATTTCAGGCATTTCAGACGGCATTATTATGGGGACGGCTGATGTATTAAAAGCCAGCCAAGTCATGCCTAAAGCCAAAATCATCACCGTACACATGGATACCGTGAATCATACCGCCGTCAGCCGCGCCGATATGCGTAAATTTATACGCGGTCAAGGCATTGAAAGCCGTGTGAACGTTCCGGAAGACGGAGAAATCCTGAAACTGGATTGA
- a CDS encoding GlxA family transcriptional regulator, whose amino-acid sequence MSSENERNEFRQNQTVPKIVLYAQSGMNDFVFNIPFSVFQTTYRNNPLFDLKICSDDSKDVITALGASIPVHGGLDLTEEADIIVIASWRNIEEAPTPELSTHLQKAVQRGAHITALCYGTYALAYTGLLDGRTAATHWLAEDDFVRRFPKINLDTNRLYAEDGNFLTSAGAAGGLDCCLYLIRKIHGATIANDLARTLVAAPHREGGQAQFIHRPVERRTADDKINHLLDELRQNLATPYRLDDLAKKLAVSRRTFIRHFSQATGMNFGEWLTTERLWQVQDLLENTDLPIERIAEQSGFGSAANLRLQFKAKFKINPNAWRKVFGR is encoded by the coding sequence ATGTCGTCTGAAAACGAGCGTAACGAGTTTCGCCAAAATCAAACTGTCCCCAAAATCGTGCTATATGCTCAATCGGGCATGAATGATTTTGTCTTCAACATTCCCTTTTCTGTTTTTCAGACGACCTATCGGAACAATCCGCTCTTTGACCTGAAAATCTGTTCCGATGATAGCAAAGACGTCATCACGGCACTGGGCGCAAGTATTCCCGTACACGGCGGCTTGGATTTGACGGAAGAAGCCGACATCATCGTCATCGCAAGCTGGCGCAATATTGAAGAAGCCCCGACACCCGAGTTGAGTACACATTTACAGAAAGCAGTACAACGTGGTGCACATATCACCGCCCTATGTTACGGCACTTACGCCCTTGCCTACACAGGACTTTTAGACGGCAGAACCGCCGCCACCCACTGGCTTGCCGAAGACGACTTTGTCCGCCGTTTCCCTAAAATTAATCTGGATACCAACCGCCTATATGCGGAAGACGGCAACTTTTTAACATCGGCAGGTGCGGCGGGCGGGCTGGATTGCTGCCTGTACCTCATCCGCAAAATCCACGGTGCAACCATTGCCAACGACCTTGCCCGTACCTTGGTTGCGGCACCACACCGCGAAGGCGGGCAGGCACAGTTTATCCACCGACCTGTCGAACGTCGTACCGCCGATGACAAAATAAATCACTTATTGGACGAACTGCGCCAAAACCTTGCCACCCCATACCGCTTGGACGATTTGGCAAAAAAATTAGCTGTTTCCCGCCGAACCTTTATCCGCCATTTTTCTCAAGCCACAGGCATGAATTTCGGTGAATGGCTGACAACAGAGAGGCTATGGCAGGTACAGGATTTATTGGAAAATACGGATTTGCCGATAGAACGCATCGCCGAACAAAGCGGCTTCGGCAGCGCGGCAAACCTACGTTTACAGTTTAAAGCCAAGTTTAAAATCAATCCGAATGCCTGGCGGAAAGTATTTGGCAGATAG
- a CDS encoding TonB-dependent receptor domain-containing protein → MQPIKVTTLSACIAAIGFAPTVYAADNLTVILDTITVKGTRNKDEIGKNRVYTREIVNLYKGKNEVETFKGNTVSDLLSGMSGVYSGDARNSGALDPNIRGVQGQGRIPVTIDGTEQAITVWRGYAGANNRNYVDPNIISSVSIEKGPSFSRDMKSGIGGSVALKTTDADDIVPEGQKYGFEVKAEAANNSIKRRENAYEHSVDYRTLPVPAVATGGIWRSFFDDTDRIDQRFNGRNKFGEDKAYRIAAATKQDNFDAMLAYAYRSKGNYFSGKKGAERYGYIGPWTQETLDELKRRQEEAAAKGEKFYGSENMLGTPDISKIGLFYHPGGEVSNTSLETKSWVGKTTFRLPNRQTLKFGLRHTDSTFGEIMPSRIIGPISWDASVLNKIAEWPQAWVKQRSYNIDYSWKPEGSRWIDFDATLWTTRTKSKTNTAGGSPGDTVYEDNKFQIAWDEYDRWQKYTPAERQELLDAGIEAPKPPKPETPNTNGRFNTIEGNAYYTRNNRTGFQFSNRMKLSNKLSLTLMGDFQNEKLASRDNFSDELERGGYDKYQEELENSTIRANYGLNQFGVPRNGKRREYNLGFNFRYEPFRWLTLTAGGRYTNFQLQDKSKRLESGTYKTGYPLEMNRGMKYSVVRVITPQEYADYKAINDALADGSLDWGDLYTKEEYAEQLKKYQQIDWNSTIPTLSSDRSTWVNPNEQTDFYWLKDNEGRLNMKDHPLTNGSIPDLHAQVPNPVYDPSNPDSPKFVPKYYNVDSSVYTTPMTEAERQRAMKQKGSGWVPAFSATVNFTDYSRAYLRYTETLRYPSIFEGTYGFSTAAGSFNRMGYGWRPEHAKNWEVGYIHDLTGLLPKMKKADFRINYFHNKTKNVIDRDDNLEFEQFDRQIRSGAELSTRFDTGHVFGSLNVFRSLKNKMCDETFQWSSVTAGDVDAAYFAETGKTMSRPVCNHGGLSDSGYLASALQPRWSIDAELGSRFLANRLETGVRLHYHSRVYENRNDAWQPHYNIFNQYRGTNHKPQYNDMRWQPVAVWDAYLRYKIGKNLTAELVGSNLTNRYYLDPMSRSYLPAPGRTIRIGIKGKF, encoded by the coding sequence ATGCAACCGATCAAAGTCACCACCCTCTCCGCCTGTATCGCCGCCATTGGTTTTGCACCTACTGTTTATGCTGCAGATAATTTGACAGTTATTCTCGATACCATTACTGTCAAAGGAACTCGAAATAAGGATGAAATCGGTAAAAACCGAGTTTATACCCGCGAAATCGTCAATCTTTACAAAGGCAAAAACGAAGTCGAAACCTTCAAAGGCAACACTGTATCGGACCTTTTGAGCGGTATGTCCGGCGTGTACAGCGGCGACGCGCGCAACAGCGGCGCGCTGGATCCCAATATACGCGGCGTGCAGGGACAGGGACGGATTCCCGTTACCATCGACGGCACGGAGCAGGCGATTACCGTTTGGCGCGGCTATGCAGGCGCAAACAACCGCAACTACGTCGATCCCAACATCATCAGCAGCGTTTCCATCGAAAAAGGCCCTTCGTTCAGCCGTGATATGAAAAGCGGCATAGGCGGCTCCGTCGCCCTGAAAACCACCGATGCCGACGATATTGTCCCCGAAGGGCAGAAATACGGATTTGAAGTGAAGGCGGAGGCTGCCAACAATTCCATCAAGCGGCGTGAGAATGCTTATGAACATTCAGTCGATTATCGAACCTTGCCTGTTCCCGCAGTAGCAACAGGCGGTATTTGGCGTTCATTTTTTGACGATACCGACCGAATCGACCAGCGTTTCAACGGACGCAATAAATTTGGGGAGGATAAAGCCTACCGCATCGCCGCTGCCACCAAGCAGGACAATTTCGATGCCATGCTCGCCTATGCCTACCGCAGTAAAGGCAATTATTTTTCCGGCAAAAAAGGGGCGGAACGCTACGGCTATATCGGTCCTTGGACACAAGAAACTTTAGACGAATTAAAACGTCGTCAAGAAGAAGCCGCTGCCAAGGGCGAGAAATTTTACGGCAGTGAAAACATGCTGGGCACACCCGATATTTCAAAAATCGGACTTTTCTACCATCCGGGTGGAGAAGTCAGCAATACCTCGCTCGAAACCAAATCATGGGTAGGTAAAACCACCTTCCGTCTGCCGAACCGCCAAACGCTCAAATTCGGCCTGCGCCATACCGATTCCACGTTCGGCGAAATCATGCCTTCGCGTATTATCGGCCCCATCAGTTGGGATGCTTCCGTCCTCAACAAAATTGCCGAATGGCCGCAGGCATGGGTCAAACAGCGTTCCTACAATATCGACTATTCGTGGAAGCCCGAGGGCAGCCGTTGGATAGATTTCGATGCCACGCTTTGGACAACGCGCACCAAATCCAAAACCAATACCGCAGGCGGCTCGCCCGGCGATACCGTTTATGAAGACAACAAATTTCAAATAGCATGGGACGAATACGACAGATGGCAGAAATACACCCCCGCAGAGCGGCAGGAATTGCTGGATGCAGGAATAGAAGCCCCCAAACCGCCCAAACCTGAAACGCCCAATACCAACGGCAGGTTCAACACCATCGAAGGCAACGCCTATTACACCCGTAACAACCGTACAGGTTTTCAATTCTCCAACCGTATGAAATTGAGCAACAAACTGTCGTTGACCTTGATGGGCGATTTTCAAAACGAAAAACTGGCATCGCGCGATAATTTTTCAGACGAGCTGGAGCGGGGAGGATATGACAAATATCAGGAAGAACTCGAAAACAGCACCATCAGGGCAAACTACGGATTAAACCAATTCGGCGTACCGCGCAACGGCAAACGGCGAGAATACAATCTGGGCTTCAATTTCCGCTACGAACCGTTCCGCTGGCTGACTTTGACGGCAGGCGGGCGATATACCAATTTCCAACTTCAGGATAAAAGCAAACGTTTGGAAAGCGGTACATATAAAACCGGCTATCCATTAGAGATGAACAGGGGGATGAAATATTCGGTCGTGAGGGTGATTACTCCACAGGAATATGCGGATTACAAGGCGATCAATGATGCTTTGGCAGATGGCAGTTTGGATTGGGGAGACTTATATACCAAAGAGGAATATGCAGAACAATTAAAGAAATATCAGCAAATTGACTGGAATTCGACTATACCGACCTTGAGTAGTGATCGAAGTACATGGGTCAATCCCAATGAACAGACAGATTTTTACTGGCTGAAAGACAATGAAGGTCGTTTGAATATGAAGGATCACCCCCTTACCAACGGCAGCATTCCCGATTTGCACGCCCAAGTCCCCAATCCCGTTTACGACCCGTCCAATCCCGACAGCCCGAAATTTGTGCCCAAATATTATAACGTTGACTCAAGTGTATATACGACTCCGATGACCGAAGCAGAAAGGCAGCGGGCGATGAAGCAGAAAGGCAGCGGCTGGGTGCCCGCATTTTCTGCCACTGTCAATTTTACTGATTACAGCCGCGCCTATCTGCGCTATACCGAAACCCTGCGCTACCCCAGCATTTTTGAAGGGACTTACGGCTTTTCTACTGCCGCTGGCTCATTCAACCGCATGGGCTATGGCTGGCGGCCCGAACACGCCAAAAACTGGGAAGTCGGCTATATTCATGATTTGACGGGGCTGTTACCGAAAATGAAAAAAGCGGATTTCCGCATTAACTACTTCCATAACAAGACCAAAAACGTTATCGACAGGGACGACAATCTCGAATTCGAACAATTCGACAGACAAATCCGCAGTGGTGCCGAGCTGTCCACCCGCTTCGATACCGGACACGTCTTCGGCAGCCTGAACGTATTCCGCAGTCTGAAAAACAAAATGTGCGACGAAACCTTCCAATGGTCGTCTGTAACAGCAGGAGATGTCGATGCAGCATATTTTGCCGAAACCGGCAAAACCATGAGTCGCCCCGTCTGCAATCACGGAGGTTTGAGCGATTCGGGCTATCTGGCAAGCGCGCTTCAACCACGCTGGTCAATTGATGCCGAATTGGGCAGCCGCTTTCTTGCCAATAGACTGGAAACAGGCGTGCGCCTTCATTACCACAGCCGCGTCTATGAAAACCGCAATGATGCATGGCAGCCTCACTACAACATATTCAATCAATATAGGGGAACTAATCATAAACCCCAATATAACGATATGCGCTGGCAGCCTGTTGCGGTATGGGATGCTTACCTGCGCTACAAAATTGGCAAAAACCTGACTGCCGAGCTTGTGGGCAGCAATCTGACCAACCGCTACTACCTCGACCCGATGAGCCGTTCTTACCTGCCTGCACCGGGCAGAACCATCAGGATAGGGATTAAGGGCAAGTTCTAA
- a CDS encoding Slam-dependent surface lipoprotein, translating into MFTSATGLPFLPVRLSVQKVRITPPSTAARVEPTNLPTTGTATYTVKGINQYHAQNSTVLNGTLTADFSSNKLSGSLKNSGLTIAINNAAIKTAEASFSGNATANGTAGATHGHFFGNQGAVIAGVAEFGRNHAYNTAFGGTKTGK; encoded by the coding sequence ATGTTTACTTCGGCGACTGGTCTGCCGTTCCTTCCGGTGCGGCTGTCGGTACAAAAGGTACGAATTACACCGCCTTCTACAGCGGCACGGGTCGAACCCACCAATCTGCCGACTACGGGTACTGCCACTTATACGGTCAAAGGTATCAACCAATACCACGCGCAAAATTCTACCGTCTTGAACGGTACGCTGACAGCCGACTTTAGCAGCAATAAACTAAGCGGCAGTTTGAAAAACTCCGGTTTGACTATTGCCATTAACAATGCCGCTATCAAAACGGCTGAGGCTTCATTCTCAGGCAATGCTACGGCAAACGGAACAGCAGGTGCAACGCACGGCCACTTCTTCGGCAACCAAGGCGCAGTAATTGCGGGTGTGGCTGAGTTTGGTCGAAACCATGCCTATAACACTGCCTTTGGCGGTACGAAAACCGGCAAATAA
- a CDS encoding LysR substrate-binding domain-containing protein yields the protein MFHRLLVKCADYPELYIDWRSNDAKLNAVKNQLDIGIRIGIQAEDLMIVRKICDTTDKIVASPAYLACHGTPQSLDELTGRFPASSLIDANTNRPWGWPLNAEMHVFPKNIRFITDDPANELAAALAGCVAAYIPEHLCRTHLQNGKLVELFPEIPRRPWQLYIYCPQRTVTSRRVLKVFDWLTEVLLEMYDKEAT from the coding sequence GTGTTCCATCGCCTGCTGGTAAAATGCGCCGACTATCCCGAACTTTATATCGATTGGCGCAGCAACGACGCCAAACTTAACGCGGTGAAAAACCAACTCGACATCGGCATCCGCATCGGCATACAGGCGGAAGATTTGATGATTGTCCGCAAAATCTGCGACACCACCGACAAAATCGTCGCCTCCCCCGCCTATCTCGCCTGCCACGGCACGCCGCAAAGCCTAGACGAATTAACCGGTCGTTTCCCCGCATCGTCGCTCATTGACGCCAACACCAACCGCCCGTGGGGCTGGCCGCTCAACGCAGAAATGCACGTTTTTCCAAAAAACATCCGTTTCATCACAGACGACCCTGCCAACGAACTCGCCGCTGCGCTGGCAGGCTGCGTTGCCGCCTATATCCCGGAACATCTGTGCCGAACCCACCTGCAAAACGGCAAACTGGTGGAACTCTTCCCCGAAATCCCGCGCCGCCCGTGGCAACTCTATATCTACTGCCCGCAACGCACAGTAACTTCCAGGCGCGTGTTAAAGGTGTTCGACTGGCTGACGGAGGTGTTGCTGGAAATGTATGATAAAGAGGCTACCTAA
- a CDS encoding lipase family protein, with protein MTRLSKQQYADLAQDSYEDRVVTPPNKTLLIGGNHYRVLAVHKNPTTDYQGAVYQDVRTNEIVVAHRGTSSAMDAKVDLKMIIHKVNIQAEDAAKLTMIALKEADKFHNKHPEQSQPSITQVGHSLGGALAQIQSYHFKQEGVTFNAYGAAALNGIPKGGDKVINHALASDVVSAAAPHYGKMVILAKQPELIMLRVNGYSNESTGIPHLDTKNTVSAAIGTVWWAHGIGNFTGINSILSERNYQSALELAERNKKMINDYRDDVNDYRNTLHKIGKGVSETREIYRKIREKIDRDPNLMSWNDKEEQYNFMQTVASFNPQSLPPEAQKLFDSVKGHMTAYHEKNGLPIDEEKFQNSVMALTALGRSQGMTTATLFSVKGDQYLIGELNPHLNRVGMHMNESASIPAVESLNQIQQATRQFEYDEQQRQIAQTQTRGMSLS; from the coding sequence ATGACTCGACTAAGTAAACAACAGTATGCAGACCTTGCTCAAGATTCCTATGAAGATCGTGTGGTTACCCCCCCTAATAAAACCTTACTTATTGGCGGAAATCATTATAGAGTTCTAGCTGTCCACAAAAATCCGACAACAGACTACCAAGGTGCAGTTTATCAAGATGTCCGTACCAATGAGATTGTTGTCGCCCATAGGGGGACATCATCCGCGATGGATGCCAAAGTTGATCTGAAAATGATTATCCATAAGGTCAATATCCAGGCAGAAGATGCAGCAAAACTAACTATGATAGCACTAAAAGAAGCAGATAAATTTCACAATAAACATCCTGAACAAAGTCAACCCAGCATTACACAAGTTGGTCATTCCCTCGGGGGGGCATTGGCTCAAATTCAATCTTATCACTTCAAGCAAGAGGGCGTCACCTTTAATGCCTATGGTGCAGCAGCGTTAAATGGAATTCCCAAAGGTGGAGATAAAGTGATCAATCATGCCTTGGCCTCAGACGTGGTATCTGCAGCAGCTCCTCATTACGGCAAAATGGTCATTCTAGCTAAACAACCAGAATTAATTATGCTGCGAGTGAATGGATACAGTAATGAAAGTACCGGCATACCTCATCTAGATACCAAGAACACTGTTTCAGCAGCCATTGGAACTGTGTGGTGGGCACACGGCATTGGTAATTTTACAGGCATTAATTCAATACTCTCAGAACGCAATTATCAGTCAGCTTTGGAATTGGCAGAACGTAATAAAAAAATGATAAATGATTACAGAGATGATGTTAATGACTACCGCAACACGTTACATAAAATAGGCAAAGGTGTAAGCGAAACCCGAGAAATATACCGGAAAATCCGGGAAAAAATTGACAGAGATCCGAACCTAATGTCTTGGAATGATAAGGAAGAGCAGTACAATTTTATGCAGACAGTTGCTTCATTTAACCCACAATCTCTTCCACCTGAGGCACAAAAACTTTTTGATTCTGTCAAAGGGCATATGACCGCTTACCATGAGAAAAACGGTTTGCCTATTGATGAAGAAAAATTCCAAAATTCCGTAATGGCTCTTACTGCTTTAGGGAGATCACAAGGAATGACTACTGCCACTCTGTTCAGTGTGAAAGGAGATCAATATCTAATTGGTGAACTCAATCCCCATCTGAATCGTGTTGGAATGCATATGAATGAATCTGCCTCTATACCAGCAGTAGAAAGTTTGAATCAAATTCAACAAGCTACACGGCAATTTGAATATGATGAACAACAAAGACAGATAGCGCAAACCCAGACACGAGGTATGAGCTTGTCGTAA
- the virB11 gene encoding P-type DNA transfer ATPase VirB11, translated as MDELNSTISADFLDYQYEVLGITSFLKDPDVTEICINRPGEVFLETSRGWKKVEVDTLNFDRARQFCTAVVNESNTGQRITEAEPMVSLTFPTGQRAQFVIPPACDAGKASITIRLPSKHTKSLSQYSKDGFFSQIIELNGELSPQDKELVELKNNRNYEEFFKKAVEYKKNIVVSGATGSGKTTFMKALVNHIPLSERLISIEDARELFIPHENVVHLLYSKGGQGSSNITAKSCMESCLRMKPDRIILAELRGDESFYFIRNCASGHPGSITSCHAGSTEQTWDQLALMVKASPEGSGLEFEVIKNLLRQTIDIVVHIKAHSGQRYITGIDFNPIKT; from the coding sequence ATGGATGAATTAAACTCAACAATTTCAGCAGATTTCTTAGATTATCAATACGAAGTATTGGGAATTACCTCTTTCCTGAAAGATCCTGATGTTACAGAAATTTGTATTAATAGGCCGGGAGAGGTATTTCTTGAGACTTCTCGAGGTTGGAAAAAGGTAGAAGTAGATACGCTAAACTTTGATAGGGCACGTCAGTTCTGTACAGCTGTTGTTAATGAAAGTAATACTGGTCAACGAATTACAGAAGCAGAGCCAATGGTGTCATTAACATTTCCAACAGGCCAACGGGCACAATTTGTAATTCCTCCTGCCTGTGATGCAGGAAAAGCTTCAATTACAATCCGTCTACCATCAAAACATACTAAGAGCTTAAGCCAGTATAGCAAAGATGGTTTCTTTAGTCAGATTATTGAATTAAATGGAGAATTGTCTCCTCAAGATAAGGAATTAGTTGAACTGAAAAATAATCGGAATTACGAGGAATTTTTTAAAAAAGCCGTTGAGTATAAAAAAAATATTGTTGTTTCAGGTGCAACTGGTAGCGGTAAGACTACTTTCATGAAAGCGTTAGTTAATCATATTCCTTTAAGCGAGAGACTAATCAGTATTGAAGATGCTAGAGAACTATTTATTCCACATGAGAATGTAGTTCATTTACTTTACTCAAAAGGTGGACAAGGTAGTTCAAATATCACAGCAAAAAGTTGCATGGAGTCCTGTTTACGTATGAAACCAGATAGAATTATTCTGGCCGAGTTACGAGGAGACGAATCGTTTTATTTTATTCGAAATTGTGCATCTGGACACCCAGGATCTATTACAAGTTGTCATGCTGGTAGTACTGAACAGACTTGGGATCAGCTGGCACTAATGGTAAAGGCATCACCGGAAGGAAGTGGTTTAGAGTTTGAAGTTATAAAAAATCTACTCAGGCAAACCATTGATATTGTAGTACATATTAAGGCTCATTCTGGACAACGTTATATTACAGGTATTGATTTTAACCCTATCAAAACTTGA
- a CDS encoding calcium-binding protein, protein MTKLNEKAEAQLKILGFHNQRFNSTMSELDRIKANDELVRQINQFGSQGHGFFRIVDGSKGAFYNSKDGNIYLEQGSRHITARTISHEVGHALGKHQAKAASYYNTAKAYAQARGYGEAEAIFNEARMVAYEERYNGRAYSTGISGNLYPYIKGKSFGEVKDLIARQNMYGMYPSNGTGSIRMTYYETDIEYFLNTRTNFSKDFEEAFLSPNFKQLFVKHMANYDTFGNKGNNKIVADGSYSRDSLLIGRSKTYLKSGAYMYGDAGDDVLKGTNQNDILLGGSGNDVLIGGNGNDILVGNSGRDKLFGGKGYDKYRADNSDIIRDSDGKGEVSLNGYILQGGVRDLSKPDRFVYRSSRMVYEWDRNTGTLDVNGLKIENFKNGDLGIHLKNKKQANIMMLLEYILLRE, encoded by the coding sequence ATGACTAAATTAAATGAAAAAGCAGAAGCTCAATTAAAAATATTAGGTTTCCATAATCAACGTTTTAATTCTACTATGTCTGAATTGGATAGAATAAAGGCTAATGATGAGTTAGTAAGGCAAATTAATCAATTTGGCAGTCAAGGTCATGGATTTTTTAGGATTGTAGATGGAAGTAAGGGGGCCTTTTATAATTCGAAAGATGGGAATATCTATTTAGAACAAGGTTCCAGACATATTACCGCTAGGACAATATCTCATGAAGTGGGCCATGCATTAGGTAAACATCAAGCTAAAGCAGCTAGTTACTACAATACTGCTAAGGCTTATGCTCAAGCACGAGGCTATGGAGAAGCTGAGGCAATCTTTAACGAAGCGCGTATGGTTGCTTACGAAGAAAGATATAATGGTAGAGCATATAGCACAGGAATTAGTGGTAATCTTTACCCATACATTAAAGGTAAGAGTTTTGGAGAGGTTAAAGATCTAATTGCTCGTCAGAATATGTATGGCATGTACCCAAGTAATGGAACTGGATCGATCAGAATGACTTATTATGAAACTGATATTGAATATTTCCTGAATACTCGTACCAATTTTTCCAAAGACTTTGAAGAAGCATTCTTAAGTCCCAATTTCAAACAATTATTTGTTAAGCATATGGCGAATTATGATACGTTTGGCAATAAGGGTAATAATAAAATTGTTGCTGATGGATCATATAGTCGTGATAGTTTATTGATAGGCAGATCTAAGACTTATTTAAAAAGTGGGGCATATATGTATGGAGATGCCGGAGATGATGTCTTAAAAGGTACTAATCAAAATGATATTTTATTAGGCGGCAGTGGTAATGATGTGTTGATTGGTGGTAATGGCAATGATATTTTAGTTGGTAATTCTGGAAGAGATAAATTATTTGGTGGTAAAGGATATGATAAATATCGTGCTGACAATTCAGATATTATCCGAGATTCAGACGGCAAGGGTGAAGTGTCATTAAATGGTTATATATTACAGGGTGGTGTACGCGATTTATCTAAGCCAGACCGTTTTGTTTACCGCAGTTCTAGAATGGTATATGAATGGGATAGAAATACAGGGACATTAGATGTAAATGGTCTCAAAATTGAAAATTTCAAAAATGGTGATTTAGGAATTCATTTAAAGAACAAAAAACAGGCCAATATAATGATGTTATTAGAGTACATTCTGCTACGGGAATAG